In Reichenbachiella agarivorans, one genomic interval encodes:
- the purD gene encoding phosphoribosylamine--glycine ligase — protein MNVLVIGSGGREHTLIWKIKQSPLCDQIYATPGNAGTQDLAINLPYGVNDFERIGQAVIEHNIELVVVGPEEPLVKGIRNYFTSTPALQHILLVGPDETGARLEGSKDFSKEFMIKHGVPTAGAKAVTKDNIEEGKAFLRTVEAPYVLKADGLAAGKGVIITEDLSEAENTLDEMLAGKFGDASSKVLIEEYLHGIELSVFVLTDGKDYLILPEAKDYKRIGEGDTGPNTGGMGAVSPVPFADAAFMKNVEEKVIKPTVLGLHKDKIDYVGFIFIGLMNKDGEPNVIEYNVRMGDPETEAVLPRIKSDLLQHLIAAAKKELKNERIEIGTETATTVVAVSEGYPDAYPKGLEITGLGDTNDGIVFHAGTKMESGKILTNGGRVIASTALGSSIQEALDKSYANLEKINWKGMNYRKDIGQDLLTYKS, from the coding sequence ATGAATGTACTTGTGATTGGTTCTGGCGGAAGAGAACATACCCTTATTTGGAAGATCAAACAAAGCCCTCTTTGTGATCAAATATACGCTACCCCAGGCAATGCAGGCACTCAGGATTTAGCTATCAATCTTCCTTATGGCGTCAATGATTTTGAGCGTATCGGACAGGCAGTAATTGAGCACAACATCGAACTAGTTGTCGTGGGTCCAGAAGAACCTTTGGTCAAGGGCATTAGAAATTATTTCACTTCTACCCCTGCCTTACAGCACATTTTGCTCGTAGGACCAGATGAAACAGGAGCACGTCTAGAGGGTAGCAAAGATTTTTCCAAAGAATTCATGATCAAGCATGGTGTCCCAACTGCTGGTGCCAAAGCTGTCACAAAAGACAATATCGAAGAAGGCAAAGCATTTCTAAGAACCGTAGAGGCACCTTATGTTTTAAAGGCCGATGGCCTAGCTGCGGGCAAAGGGGTCATCATTACTGAAGACCTGTCTGAAGCTGAAAATACACTGGATGAAATGCTGGCAGGTAAATTTGGTGATGCCAGTTCCAAAGTTTTGATTGAGGAATATTTGCACGGCATAGAGTTGTCCGTATTTGTCCTCACGGATGGTAAAGACTACCTGATCCTTCCTGAAGCCAAGGATTACAAAAGAATAGGTGAAGGTGACACTGGACCAAATACTGGTGGCATGGGCGCCGTCTCACCAGTGCCTTTCGCGGATGCGGCTTTCATGAAAAATGTAGAAGAAAAAGTTATCAAACCTACAGTGCTAGGGTTGCATAAAGACAAAATAGACTATGTGGGCTTTATTTTCATCGGACTGATGAATAAAGACGGAGAGCCCAACGTGATCGAATACAACGTCAGAATGGGTGATCCCGAAACGGAGGCTGTTCTCCCAAGAATCAAATCTGACCTACTACAACACTTGATCGCTGCGGCCAAAAAAGAATTGAAAAACGAGAGAATTGAAATCGGTACTGAAACAGCCACTACTGTGGTAGCAGTATCCGAAGGCTATCCAGATGCCTATCCTAAAGGACTAGAAATCACAGGCCTTGGAGACACCAACGACGGTATCGTCTTTCATGCAGGGACTAAAATGGAGAGTGGAAAAATCCTGACCAATGGAGGACGAGTCATCGCTTCCACAGCCTTAGGCAGTTCTATTCAAGAGGCTTTGGACAAGTCCTACGCCAATCTCGAAAAGATCAATTGGAAGGGCATGAACTACCGAAAAGACATCGGTCAAGACCTACTAACTTACAAATCATGA
- the recQ gene encoding DNA helicase RecQ, with protein MVVIQEEELREQLKNTFGFSKFRGNQAAIIKNIMSGKNTFVLMPTGAGKSLCYQLPAVMQEGTAIVISPLIALMKNQVDQLNAFGVNAQFLNSSLNKTEIKRVKQETLAGQVKLLYVAPESLTKEENVEFLSEANISFVAIDEAHCISEWGHDFRPEYRRIKSIVEQLGSIPIIALTATATPKVQLDIQKNLQMEDADVFKSSFNRKNLYYEIRPKVDVKKQLIRFVKEHKGKSGVIYCLSRKKVEEIAELLKVNDINAAPYHAGLDSSVRMKNQDSFLNEDVDVIVATIAFGMGIDKPDVRFVIHYDTPKSLEGYYQETGRAGRDGLEGKCVMFYSLDDIIKLEKFNKDKPVTERENSKLLLEEMSSYAESSVCRRRQLLHYFGEEYTDTDCSTDGMCDNCAHPKEIFQGQEFIQKAINIAIKTEQRFGIKHLVDVARGIENQYVKSYDHNKLDVFGIGSSDTEVFWRSIVRQTLLNEFLEKDIENIGVLKVTQKGHDYLQSPYPIELSKDHDYMVEELDKNETNNIKAHDEELFELLKNLRKKVAKEKNLPPYVIFQDPSLEEMATTYPTNNEDLAQINGVGVGKVAKFGKPFVDLISKYVKENDLTTASDVVIKSAINKSKIKIFLIQQIDRKVDLEEIAEIKNMTFDAVIAEIENICYSGTKLNLDYYIDSFIDEDRQDDLLDYFLTAETDDIEVAMEELEYDGYSEEEVRLMRIKFMSEYAN; from the coding sequence ATGGTTGTTATTCAGGAGGAAGAACTTCGTGAGCAACTGAAAAACACTTTTGGTTTCAGTAAGTTCAGAGGAAATCAGGCAGCTATCATCAAGAACATCATGTCAGGCAAAAACACTTTTGTGTTGATGCCAACAGGCGCAGGCAAATCGCTGTGCTATCAGCTACCTGCTGTCATGCAAGAGGGCACGGCCATCGTAATCTCTCCGCTGATTGCGCTGATGAAGAACCAAGTTGATCAGTTGAATGCTTTTGGTGTCAATGCACAATTTTTAAATTCCTCTCTCAACAAGACCGAGATCAAAAGAGTCAAACAGGAAACCTTGGCGGGTCAAGTCAAGTTGCTCTATGTCGCTCCAGAGTCTCTCACCAAGGAGGAAAATGTGGAGTTTCTAAGTGAAGCCAACATCTCTTTTGTAGCCATTGATGAGGCGCATTGTATCTCCGAATGGGGGCATGACTTTCGTCCAGAATACCGCAGAATCAAATCTATTGTAGAGCAGCTCGGTTCTATTCCCATCATAGCACTGACTGCTACTGCTACGCCTAAAGTCCAACTCGACATCCAGAAAAATCTCCAAATGGAAGATGCGGATGTATTCAAATCTTCTTTCAACCGAAAAAATCTCTACTACGAGATCAGACCAAAAGTTGATGTAAAAAAACAACTTATTCGATTCGTCAAAGAACACAAAGGCAAGTCTGGTGTCATCTACTGTCTCAGCAGAAAAAAGGTAGAAGAAATAGCCGAATTGCTCAAAGTCAATGATATCAATGCCGCCCCCTATCATGCAGGACTAGACTCGTCTGTAAGAATGAAAAACCAAGACAGCTTCCTCAACGAAGACGTCGATGTGATTGTAGCCACCATTGCCTTTGGAATGGGGATTGACAAGCCTGATGTGCGATTTGTCATCCACTATGACACACCAAAATCTCTCGAAGGATACTACCAAGAAACTGGCAGAGCGGGCAGAGATGGATTGGAAGGGAAATGTGTAATGTTCTATAGTTTGGACGACATTATCAAACTTGAGAAATTCAACAAAGACAAACCAGTCACAGAAAGAGAGAACTCCAAGCTCCTCTTGGAAGAAATGTCGTCCTACGCTGAATCTTCGGTATGTAGAAGACGCCAATTGTTGCATTACTTCGGCGAAGAATACACAGATACAGACTGCTCAACCGACGGCATGTGTGACAACTGCGCTCATCCCAAAGAAATATTCCAAGGACAAGAATTCATTCAAAAGGCCATCAATATAGCAATCAAAACAGAACAAAGATTTGGCATCAAACATCTCGTAGATGTAGCACGTGGGATCGAAAACCAATATGTCAAAAGCTATGATCACAACAAGTTAGATGTATTTGGAATTGGTAGTAGCGACACAGAGGTATTTTGGAGATCTATCGTACGACAGACTCTACTCAATGAATTTTTGGAAAAGGACATAGAGAATATCGGTGTGTTGAAAGTGACCCAAAAAGGTCATGATTACCTCCAATCACCCTATCCAATCGAACTCTCCAAAGACCATGACTATATGGTGGAAGAACTCGACAAGAATGAAACCAATAATATCAAAGCCCATGACGAGGAACTCTTCGAACTACTCAAGAATCTAAGAAAGAAGGTTGCCAAAGAAAAGAATTTACCTCCCTACGTCATATTTCAAGACCCCTCGTTGGAAGAGATGGCCACTACCTACCCTACCAATAATGAGGATCTTGCTCAGATCAACGGCGTAGGAGTAGGCAAAGTAGCCAAATTTGGAAAACCATTCGTGGACCTGATCAGCAAGTACGTGAAGGAAAACGACTTGACCACTGCCTCAGATGTAGTCATCAAGTCCGCTATCAACAAGTCAAAGATTAAAATATTCTTGATCCAGCAGATTGACCGCAAGGTAGACCTAGAGGAAATTGCTGAAATTAAAAACATGACCTTTGATGCCGTAATAGCCGAAATAGAAAACATTTGCTATTCAGGGACAAAACTAAACTTAGATTATTACATCGATTCTTTCATTGACGAAGACAGGCAAGATGACCTTCTGGACTACTTCCTCACAGCCGAAACGGATGATATAGAAGTCGCCATGGAAGAACTAGAATACGATGGATATTCTGAAGAAGAAGTACGATTGATGAGAATCAAATTTATGTCTGAGTACGCCAATTAA
- a CDS encoding DUF2807 domain-containing protein has protein sequence MISKKVNYLGLGLLVGCVLVFSSCDDEINPSATITTEEITVGDFSTIQVSSGFDVEIFEAEGDNEYVLIESNENLHQYIEANQENGNLSIRLDNVNVSGRTILKARVYTNHPIKAISLTGGSRLTASGVTYESAVTFDLSGASFLRTEVSTASLTANLAGASNLEIRGEANSIVLNLTGASRVSDDRMEVNMANLTLSGASQAKLVINQELRLNATGASVLRYGGDAVIKAIDMSGNSTIEKI, from the coding sequence ATGATTTCAAAAAAGGTGAATTATTTAGGCTTGGGTTTGTTGGTAGGATGTGTATTGGTCTTTTCTTCATGCGACGATGAGATCAATCCTTCTGCGACCATTACCACAGAGGAGATTACTGTTGGTGATTTCAGTACCATTCAGGTGTCTAGTGGGTTTGACGTTGAGATTTTTGAGGCTGAGGGAGACAACGAATATGTATTGATCGAATCAAATGAAAATCTCCACCAGTATATTGAGGCCAATCAAGAAAATGGGAATTTGAGTATTCGTTTGGATAATGTCAATGTGAGCGGTAGAACGATCCTGAAGGCACGAGTATATACAAACCATCCAATAAAGGCCATATCCCTTACAGGAGGGTCTAGACTGACGGCTTCTGGTGTGACTTATGAAAGTGCAGTTACTTTTGATCTCTCGGGAGCGAGTTTCTTGCGAACAGAAGTGAGTACGGCTAGTTTGACAGCCAATCTTGCTGGCGCATCCAATTTAGAGATTAGAGGAGAGGCTAATTCTATCGTCTTGAATCTTACAGGTGCTAGTAGAGTGTCTGATGACCGAATGGAAGTCAACATGGCGAATTTGACTTTGTCTGGAGCGAGTCAGGCAAAATTGGTCATCAACCAAGAGCTACGCCTCAACGCTACAGGTGCGAGTGTACTGAGATATGGTGGAGACGCAGTAATCAAGGCAATAGACATGAGTGGTAATTCCACCATAGAAAAAATATAA
- the hisIE gene encoding bifunctional phosphoribosyl-AMP cyclohydrolase/phosphoribosyl-ATP diphosphatase HisIE — MDNRLSTIDYNKTNGLVPAIIQDAKTKNVLMLGYMNEEALARTQETGKVTFYSRSKQRLWTKGETSGNFLELRDIKLDCDNDTLLISVNPVGPACHKGTDTCWGEENKPNFGFISQLEAVIKDRHDNPDEKSYTSSLFKKGINKVAQKVGEEAVEVVIEAKDNDEGLFLNESADLLYHYMILLRAKGYDLHDVVKILEARHK, encoded by the coding sequence TACCAGCCATCATTCAAGATGCCAAAACCAAAAATGTACTGATGCTAGGCTACATGAACGAAGAAGCACTCGCTAGGACCCAAGAAACGGGCAAGGTGACTTTTTATAGTCGCAGCAAACAAAGACTCTGGACCAAAGGAGAAACCAGTGGAAATTTCCTCGAACTAAGGGACATTAAATTGGACTGTGACAATGATACCCTGTTGATCTCGGTCAATCCAGTTGGCCCAGCTTGTCACAAAGGAACCGACACTTGTTGGGGAGAAGAAAACAAGCCGAATTTTGGTTTCATCTCTCAGCTAGAAGCTGTCATCAAAGATCGTCATGACAATCCTGACGAAAAATCATACACCTCCTCTCTATTCAAAAAGGGGATCAACAAAGTTGCCCAAAAAGTAGGTGAAGAAGCGGTAGAAGTAGTCATCGAAGCAAAGGACAATGACGAAGGTCTGTTTCTTAACGAATCTGCCGATCTATTGTACCACTACATGATCTTGCTCCGCGCCAAGGGATATGATTTACATGATGTAGTGAAAATACTAGAGGCAAGACACAAATAA
- a CDS encoding GWxTD domain-containing protein, with protein MKIPLLTICTLLVSFLSHAVDLSNINYADHYKNSSVKMNYQIAQVDSIYTLLLSFGYTRISASDSITSFELLAQEKFTSSSDFPVELLSETTRKLTQGEQKEIKLKVDTDQNYLVVKLVYHSRTYFFDIPINQSLSFPLADFIIKPADTTKMFHDLTLGDTLVLHPISGQSAPFYSYEYPNAFKNGLPPMAMQPDPNGNQELEIIKSSLIGNEFSIHAENSLYFIQNDTSTSQGQICLSHTATFPKATQIEELITPLIFISTQEEYEKLLLATEPREAFEDFWLKIIPSKKMAASTIKNYYKRIKEANELFTSYKSGWKTDQGMIYIIYGTPDKVSRNGNEEIWEFKAYEGDIKFTFAKQINLFTQHHYTLVRDSVYAEIWYREIKKWRKGIS; from the coding sequence ATGAAAATCCCACTTCTCACTATTTGCACCCTTCTTGTCTCATTTCTGAGTCATGCTGTCGATCTATCCAACATCAACTATGCTGACCACTACAAGAACTCCTCTGTCAAAATGAACTATCAGATAGCTCAAGTTGACAGTATTTACACACTGTTGCTATCGTTTGGCTACACAAGAATTTCGGCATCAGATAGCATCACCAGTTTTGAGTTATTGGCTCAGGAAAAATTTACTTCCTCCAGTGACTTCCCTGTAGAATTACTATCCGAAACGACTAGAAAACTAACTCAAGGGGAACAAAAAGAAATAAAACTCAAAGTTGATACGGATCAAAATTATTTGGTTGTAAAACTAGTCTATCATTCTCGAACATACTTTTTTGACATCCCTATCAATCAATCCTTGTCATTTCCTTTAGCTGATTTCATCATTAAACCTGCAGACACGACCAAGATGTTTCATGACCTGACCCTTGGTGATACATTGGTTCTACATCCTATCAGTGGTCAATCAGCTCCCTTTTATTCCTATGAATATCCCAATGCCTTTAAGAACGGGTTACCCCCTATGGCTATGCAACCAGACCCCAATGGCAACCAAGAGTTGGAGATCATCAAATCAAGCCTAATTGGTAATGAGTTTTCAATCCATGCGGAAAATAGTCTGTACTTTATACAAAACGACACGAGTACCAGTCAAGGACAAATTTGCCTTAGCCATACTGCTACTTTCCCAAAAGCAACACAAATTGAAGAACTCATCACTCCTTTAATTTTCATCTCCACCCAAGAAGAATATGAAAAATTGCTCTTGGCAACTGAACCCAGAGAAGCTTTTGAAGACTTTTGGCTAAAAATAATTCCATCCAAAAAAATGGCCGCAAGTACCATCAAAAATTACTACAAGCGAATCAAAGAGGCCAATGAGCTATTTACCAGTTATAAATCAGGATGGAAGACCGACCAAGGGATGATCTACATCATCTATGGTACACCAGACAAAGTAAGCAGAAATGGCAATGAAGAAATTTGGGAGTTTAAAGCCTATGAGGGGGATATTAAGTTTACTTTTGCAAAACAGATCAATCTATTTACGCAGCATCATTACACGCTGGTAAGAGATAGCGTCTATGCAGAGATCTGGTACCGAGAAATAAAAAAATGGAGAAAAGGAATTTCGTAA
- a CDS encoding mannose-1-phosphate guanylyltransferase, with protein MNSNVHIVIMAGGVGSRFWPYSRNSRPKQFIDVMGVGKTLLQMTYERFLSVANKDNIIVVTNHQYADLVKEQIPDMSDNQILCEPSRRNTAPCIAYAAYKIHQKNPNAVMVVTPADHVVFQNDKFAKITQVAIDAADRSDKIVTIGIKPTRPETGYGYIQYLESEGDVKKVKTFTEKPQLELAKTFLESGDFVWNAGIFVWSTQAITDAFAEYLPDIADTFEEGNNLYYTGQEQDYINRVYPACQNISIDYGILEKSPNVYVIQGDFDWSDLGSWDSLHEIREKDEDQNVIDAESLIFNSRNNIVKSESNRLIVLDDLDGYLVGDFDDVLIVCKKNNESKFREYVARVKAEKGEKYL; from the coding sequence ATGAACTCAAACGTACATATTGTAATAATGGCAGGTGGGGTTGGAAGCAGGTTTTGGCCTTATAGTAGAAACTCCAGACCCAAACAATTTATTGATGTCATGGGTGTCGGCAAAACCCTATTACAAATGACCTACGAGAGGTTTTTGTCAGTCGCCAACAAAGATAATATAATAGTTGTTACAAATCACCAATATGCGGACTTAGTAAAAGAGCAAATTCCCGACATGAGTGATAATCAAATTTTGTGTGAGCCAAGTAGAAGAAATACAGCACCTTGTATTGCTTATGCTGCATATAAAATCCACCAGAAGAATCCCAATGCAGTGATGGTCGTCACGCCAGCGGATCATGTGGTGTTTCAAAATGATAAATTCGCCAAGATTACGCAGGTGGCAATTGATGCAGCGGATCGATCTGATAAGATTGTCACCATTGGTATCAAACCAACTAGACCCGAGACGGGTTATGGATATATCCAATACTTGGAAAGTGAGGGTGATGTCAAAAAAGTCAAGACTTTTACCGAAAAGCCTCAGTTGGAACTAGCGAAAACATTCCTTGAGAGTGGTGATTTTGTATGGAATGCTGGCATATTCGTTTGGTCCACTCAGGCGATTACCGATGCGTTCGCTGAGTATTTGCCTGATATAGCGGACACCTTCGAAGAAGGAAATAACCTATACTACACAGGTCAGGAGCAGGACTATATCAACAGAGTCTATCCTGCTTGCCAAAATATCTCCATCGATTACGGGATTTTGGAGAAGTCACCCAATGTCTATGTGATTCAAGGGGACTTTGATTGGTCAGATTTGGGCTCTTGGGATTCGTTGCACGAGATACGTGAAAAGGACGAAGATCAAAATGTAATTGATGCAGAATCACTGATTTTCAATAGTAGAAACAACATCGTAAAGAGTGAATCTAACAGACTCATCGTACTGGATGACCTAGATGGCTACTTGGTTGGGGATTTTGATGATGTGCTAATTGTCTGCAAAAAGAACAACGAGTCCAAGTTTAGAGAGTATGTAGCCAGAGTAAAAGCAGAGAAGGGAGAAAAGTACCTCTAA
- a CDS encoding class I SAM-dependent methyltransferase, which produces MSTFTTEIASDKIVSDNPIHQRLLKAYYVAQPMVSGTVLEPGCGEGRGIELLAPQADQYLALDKIQSVIDALKLKYDSVDFRQAVFPPFDGLVDNTFDTVISFQVIEHIQDDLLFLKEIHRVLKPGGKAIITTPNIKMSLSRNPWHVREYTSAELKELAQGIFSSVEMKGIAGNEKVMTYHEQNRKSVNKIMRFDIFDLQHKLPAPILRFPYEILNRMNRNKLQTQDTGLVAEIHHSDYFLAEESDQNLDLFCILTK; this is translated from the coding sequence ATGTCTACATTTACTACGGAAATAGCCTCGGACAAAATTGTCTCTGACAATCCCATTCATCAGCGTCTACTCAAGGCATACTATGTAGCCCAACCCATGGTATCAGGTACAGTACTCGAACCAGGTTGTGGGGAAGGTCGAGGGATTGAATTGCTAGCACCTCAGGCAGATCAATATTTGGCATTGGACAAAATCCAGTCCGTCATCGATGCGCTCAAATTGAAGTATGATTCAGTTGATTTTAGACAAGCTGTTTTTCCTCCTTTTGATGGATTGGTTGACAATACTTTTGACACGGTCATTAGTTTTCAGGTGATCGAACACATCCAAGATGATCTCTTGTTCTTGAAAGAAATACATCGTGTATTAAAACCTGGAGGCAAAGCCATCATTACCACGCCTAACATCAAAATGTCGCTTTCTCGCAACCCATGGCATGTCAGAGAATATACCAGCGCCGAACTCAAAGAGTTAGCACAGGGTATATTTTCGTCTGTAGAGATGAAAGGAATCGCAGGGAATGAAAAAGTGATGACCTATCACGAGCAAAACAGGAAGTCGGTCAACAAAATCATGCGCTTCGATATCTTCGATTTGCAACACAAATTACCAGCTCCTATTCTGCGTTTTCCTTACGAGATTTTGAATCGAATGAATAGAAACAAGCTTCAAACTCAGGATACTGGTTTGGTAGCCGAGATTCATCACAGTGATTATTTTTTGGCAGAGGAGTCTGATCAAAACTTAGATTTGTTTTGTATCTTGACTAAGTGA
- a CDS encoding WD40/YVTN/BNR-like repeat-containing protein encodes MKYLLIFISMITWEVHAQTVIDSTASLRGISVLNQEVVWVSGTKGTIAKTDDGGASWQKVVIPNTQEMDFRDIEVFDTKTVLVMSAGEGSKSNIYRSENAGKSWSLVYANTFEEGFFNGFSFSDSLKGVLTGDPIEGKLFVLRTTNGGKTWKRVNPKKLPEMADGEAGGFAASGSHLYLNDEIFVNGTGGSIARLYISDAGLKSWKAEAVPIIQGESSQGIFSIDFCNNLLGVAVGGDYTKEDEGNQNVVVTEDGGEFWIHSENFPVYQSSVRFVDCLHVVSTGPGGTYISNDSGYTWIKTNYPGFHAVDVSADGAIWVAGSQGRVMKLDL; translated from the coding sequence ATGAAATATTTACTCATTTTCATATCAATGATCACTTGGGAAGTGCATGCACAAACTGTCATAGATTCTACAGCTTCTTTGCGTGGTATTTCTGTTTTGAATCAGGAAGTGGTCTGGGTAAGTGGGACCAAGGGCACTATAGCAAAGACTGATGATGGGGGTGCTTCATGGCAGAAAGTTGTGATCCCCAACACTCAGGAGATGGATTTTAGAGACATAGAGGTGTTTGATACGAAAACTGTCTTGGTGATGAGTGCTGGTGAAGGCTCAAAATCTAATATTTATCGAAGTGAAAATGCTGGAAAGTCTTGGTCTTTGGTGTATGCCAATACATTTGAAGAAGGCTTTTTTAACGGATTCTCTTTTTCGGATTCTTTGAAGGGAGTATTGACTGGTGATCCGATAGAGGGTAAATTGTTTGTCCTCAGAACTACCAATGGTGGCAAGACTTGGAAAAGGGTGAATCCAAAAAAGCTCCCCGAGATGGCCGACGGTGAGGCAGGTGGATTTGCTGCGAGTGGTAGCCATCTGTATTTGAATGATGAGATATTTGTGAATGGTACAGGGGGATCAATAGCACGACTCTATATATCGGATGCTGGTTTGAAAAGCTGGAAGGCCGAAGCTGTGCCTATTATCCAAGGAGAAAGTAGCCAAGGAATTTTCTCAATCGATTTTTGCAACAACCTGTTGGGAGTCGCAGTAGGTGGGGACTATACCAAAGAAGACGAAGGAAATCAAAATGTGGTGGTAACGGAAGATGGAGGAGAATTTTGGATTCATTCGGAGAATTTTCCCGTTTATCAATCCTCCGTTCGTTTTGTGGATTGCCTGCATGTGGTGTCTACAGGCCCAGGAGGTACTTACATTTCCAATGACTCTGGCTATACTTGGATCAAGACCAATTATCCAGGGTTTCATGCCGTGGATGTGTCCGCAGATGGTGCCATCTGGGTGGCAGGTAGCCAAGGGAGAGTGATGAAACTAGATTTATAA
- a CDS encoding GreA/GreB family elongation factor → MTLKEDIYHACLKTLDDKIEIAKSSMEAAQESANNETKSSAGDKYETGRAMSQNERDMYAKQFTDLLHQKKVLGSIDPKKKMSTVESGALVKTEKGLFFISISIGLVRGKMNQAMAISPISPIAQQMLGKREGETFDWMKKSEQILEVL, encoded by the coding sequence GTGACTTTAAAAGAAGACATTTATCATGCTTGTCTGAAGACACTCGATGATAAAATTGAGATTGCCAAATCAAGTATGGAAGCAGCTCAAGAATCGGCAAATAATGAAACAAAATCCTCTGCTGGAGACAAGTACGAGACGGGTCGTGCCATGAGCCAAAATGAGAGAGATATGTATGCCAAGCAATTCACGGATTTGCTGCATCAAAAGAAGGTTTTGGGATCAATAGATCCTAAGAAGAAGATGTCAACCGTAGAGTCTGGTGCTTTGGTCAAAACAGAGAAAGGTCTCTTTTTTATCTCAATCAGTATTGGATTGGTGCGTGGCAAAATGAACCAAGCGATGGCTATCTCACCTATTTCTCCCATCGCACAGCAGATGTTGGGTAAGAGAGAAGGAGAGACTTTTGACTGGATGAAGAAATCCGAACAAATTTTGGAAGTGCTATAA
- the rlmB gene encoding 23S rRNA (guanosine(2251)-2'-O)-methyltransferase RlmB has translation MEKRNFVNHHKPKAIKYDNMVFGTRAVIETIKSGKTIDKIFVQKGADNELIKELMSMLRGSMVSVSKVPVEKLDSFTKKNHQGVVAFVSPIDFVALHQIVASSYENGLAPLVLVLDRITDVRNFGAICRSAECVGVNGIVIPSRGGAMINSDAVKTSAGALNYVSIAKEHNLSESIKYLKDSGFQIIACTEKTDEVIYGADLTIPTAIILGSEEDGISEELLQAADLRLKIPIMGNIQSLNVSVAAGVILFESLRQRS, from the coding sequence ATGGAGAAAAGGAATTTCGTAAACCACCACAAACCTAAAGCAATCAAATATGACAACATGGTATTTGGTACCAGAGCAGTCATCGAAACGATCAAGTCAGGAAAAACCATCGACAAAATTTTCGTTCAAAAAGGTGCAGACAATGAACTGATCAAAGAGCTCATGTCAATGCTCAGAGGATCAATGGTCAGTGTATCCAAAGTACCTGTTGAAAAACTCGATAGTTTCACCAAGAAGAATCATCAGGGTGTGGTTGCCTTTGTTTCTCCAATTGATTTCGTAGCACTGCATCAGATTGTAGCCTCAAGCTATGAAAATGGACTAGCTCCTTTGGTCTTGGTACTCGATAGAATCACAGACGTGCGCAACTTTGGTGCTATCTGTCGTAGTGCTGAGTGTGTGGGTGTCAACGGAATCGTAATTCCTAGTCGTGGTGGTGCCATGATCAACAGTGATGCCGTCAAAACCTCGGCAGGCGCACTTAACTACGTATCCATTGCCAAAGAGCACAACCTCAGCGAATCCATCAAATACCTAAAGGATAGCGGCTTCCAAATCATCGCCTGTACAGAAAAGACCGATGAGGTCATCTATGGCGCTGATCTAACCATCCCTACAGCTATCATCTTAGGATCGGAAGAAGATGGAATATCAGAAGAACTCCTCCAAGCAGCAGATCTAAGATTGAAAATCCCCATCATGGGCAATATCCAGTCGCTCAATGTGTCAGTGGCGGCAGGAGTGATCTTGTTTGAGAGCTTACGCCAGAGAAGTTAG